A region of Nerophis ophidion isolate RoL-2023_Sa linkage group LG28, RoL_Noph_v1.0, whole genome shotgun sequence DNA encodes the following proteins:
- the LOC133545503 gene encoding gastrula zinc finger protein XlCGF8.2DB-like encodes MTTEADGDHCGGSQADKLLAPLSDSEDTTSHSPDTDDEDSKDDKTCHTDNTHFTCSLCDKTFKYCRNRKRHMRTHTGENPFTCSLCSKGFAQSHNLKVHMRTHTGEKPFICSICGKGFTESQNLKRHNRTHTGEKSHSCSICCKYFVQSQHLKVHMRTHTGEKPFSCSMCDKGFTQNHHLKEHMSTHSGEKLFSCGKSFTQNQCLKRHMRTHTGEKTYSCSICNRSFCDPSNLIRHMRRHTGEKVLSCSVCGERFSSKYQCKKHKCAGGNSSSK; translated from the coding sequence atgacaacagaagctgatggagaccactgtggaggatcacaagcagacaagctcttagctccactatcagatagtgaggacacaacgtcacactctcctgacactgatgatgaagactctaaagatgataagacatgtcacactgacaacactcacttcacatgttctctctgtgacaaaacctttaaatactgTCGTAATcggaaaagacacatgagaacacacactggagaaaaccctTTTACCTGTTCACTTTGTAGTAAAGGATTTGCgcaaagtcacaatttgaaagtgcacatgagaacacacactggtgaaaaacctttcatctgttcaatctgtggtaaaggttttacagaaagtcagaatttgaaaagacacaacagaacacacactggtgaaaaatcgcattcctgttcaatctgttgcaaatattttgtacaaagtcaacatttgaaagtacacatgagaacacacactggtgaaaaacctttttcctgttcaatgtgTGATAAAGGTTTCACACAAAATCACcatttgaaagaacacatgagcacacactctggtgaaaaactGTTTTCCTGTGGTAAAAGTTTCACTCAAAATCagtgtttgaaaagacacatgagaacccacactggtgaaaaaacatattcctgttcaatctgcaataGAAGCTTTTGTGACCCATCAAaccttataagacacatgagaagacacacaggagagaaagtgttgagttgcagtgtgtgtggtgaaagattctcttctaagtaccagtgtaagaaacacaagtgtgctggtgggaacagcagcagcaaatga
- the LOC133545424 gene encoding gastrula zinc finger protein XlCGF17.1-like isoform X2, whose translation MTTEADGDHCGGSQADKLLAPLSDSEDTTSHSPDTDDEDSKDDKTCHTDNTHFTCSHCDKTFKHNWHLKRHMRTHTGEKPFSCSTCGKGFTQSQHLKVHTGTHTGEKPFICSICGKGFVESHNLTSHMRTHTDEKPFICSMCGKRFVVSHNLKVHMTTHTGEKPFSCSICGKAFTQMEHLKRHKRTHTGEKSHSCSICSKYFVQSQHLKVHMRTHTGEKPFSCSICGKGFTQIQHLKRHKRTHTGEKSHSCSICNRSFCDRSSLVVHMRRHTGEKVLSCRVCGEKFSYKYQCKKHKCAGENSSSK comes from the coding sequence atgacaacagaagctgatggagaccactgtggaggatcacaagcagacaagctcttagctccactatcagatagtgaggacacaacgtcacactctcctgacactgatgatgaagactctaaagatgataagacatgtcacactgacaacactcacttcacatgttctcactgtgacaaaacctttaaacACAATTggcatctgaaaagacacatgagaacacacactggagaaaaacctttttcctgctcaacTTGTGgcaaaggttttacacaaagtcaacatttgaaagtacacactggaacacacactggtgaaaaaccttttatctgttcaatatgtggtaaaggttttgtagaaagtcacaatttgacatcacacatgagaacacacactgatgAAAagccttttatctgttcaatgtgtggtaaacgttttgttgtaagtcacaatttgaaagtgcacatgacaacacacactggtgaaaaacctttttcctgttcaatctgtggtaaagctTTTACACAAAtggaacatttgaaaagacacaagagaacacacactggtgaaaaatcacattcctgttcaatctgtagtaaataTTTTgtacaaagtcaacatttgaaagtacacatgagaacacacactggtgaaaaacctttttcctgttcaatctgtggtaaaggtttcacacaaattcaacatttgaaaagacacaagagaacacacactggtgaaaaatcacattcctgttcaatctgcaacagaagcttttgtgaccgatcaagccttgtagtacacatgagaagacacacaggagagaaagtgttgagttgcagggTGTGTGGTGAAAaattctcttataagtaccagtgtaagaaacacaagtgtgctggtgagaacagcagcagcaaatga
- the LOC133545424 gene encoding zinc finger protein 180-like isoform X1, with amino-acid sequence MCERTIAEYDEELCPTKEEKERQHQKHQVVLHRTDLDEEHLPHEQEKEPQFPRIHEEKEIPHSQHIKEGGEEPQSPHIKEEYKTPQTHNVKLTLHIKGQAEDPLILHIKNEEGDPLTPHCKGQENPLAPHIKKEEGGSLTPYFKEEAGDKEPPYIKKEEEEHRISQPKWLEEFPVTGDPVKSEDDEVKGESEERGGAEPPSSSSTQHMTTEADGDHCGGSQADKLLAPLSDSEDTTSHSPDTDDEDSKDDKTCHTDNTHFTCSHCDKTFKHNWHLKRHMRTHTGEKPFSCSTCGKGFTQSQHLKVHTGTHTGEKPFICSICGKGFVESHNLTSHMRTHTDEKPFICSMCGKRFVVSHNLKVHMTTHTGEKPFSCSICGKAFTQMEHLKRHKRTHTGEKSHSCSICSKYFVQSQHLKVHMRTHTGEKPFSCSICGKGFTQIQHLKRHKRTHTGEKSHSCSICNRSFCDRSSLVVHMRRHTGEKVLSCRVCGEKFSYKYQCKKHKCAGENSSSK; translated from the coding sequence acctcgATGAAGAACATCTTCCTCATGAGCAGGAGAAGGAACCACAATTCCCCCGCATACATGAGGAAAAAGAGAtcccacattcccaacacattaaagagggaggagaggagccacagtccccccacattaaagaggaatacaagacgccacagacccataatgttaaactgacccttcacattaaagggcaagcggaggacccactgatcttacacatcaaaaatgaagaaggggacccactgacccctcactgtAAAGGGCAAGAGAACCCGCTGGcccctcacattaaaaaggaagagggtgGATCACTGaccccctactttaaagaggaagcggGGGACAAAGAGCCGCcatacattaaaaaggaagaggaggaacaccgcatcagtcagcctaaatggttggaggagttcccagtaaCTGGTgaccctgtgaagagtgaagatgatgaggtcaaaggtgaaagtgaggagaggggaggggcggagcctccaagcagcagctcaacacaacacatgacaacagaagctgatggagaccactgtggaggatcacaagcagacaagctcttagctccactatcagatagtgaggacacaacgtcacactctcctgacactgatgatgaagactctaaagatgataagacatgtcacactgacaacactcacttcacatgttctcactgtgacaaaacctttaaacACAATTggcatctgaaaagacacatgagaacacacactggagaaaaacctttttcctgctcaacTTGTGgcaaaggttttacacaaagtcaacatttgaaagtacacactggaacacacactggtgaaaaaccttttatctgttcaatatgtggtaaaggttttgtagaaagtcacaatttgacatcacacatgagaacacacactgatgAAAagccttttatctgttcaatgtgtggtaaacgttttgttgtaagtcacaatttgaaagtgcacatgacaacacacactggtgaaaaacctttttcctgttcaatctgtggtaaagctTTTACACAAAtggaacatttgaaaagacacaagagaacacacactggtgaaaaatcacattcctgttcaatctgtagtaaataTTTTgtacaaagtcaacatttgaaagtacacatgagaacacacactggtgaaaaacctttttcctgttcaatctgtggtaaaggtttcacacaaattcaacatttgaaaagacacaagagaacacacactggtgaaaaatcacattcctgttcaatctgcaacagaagcttttgtgaccgatcaagccttgtagtacacatgagaagacacacaggagagaaagtgttgagttgcagggTGTGTGGTGAAAaattctcttataagtaccagtgtaagaaacacaagtgtgctggtgagaacagcagcagcaaatga